The genome window ATCTCGCGGGACCTCGACAAGCGGATCGACTTCGAGATCGAGGGCGACGACGTCGAGCTCGACCGCACCATCCTCACGGAGATGCGCGACCCGCTCGTGCACGTCCTGCGGAACGCGGTCGACCACGGGATCGAGCCGCCCGAGGAGCGCGAGGCCGCCGGGAAGGACCCGACCGGGCACGTGGAGCTCACGGCCGAGCGCGAGCGCGACCACGTCATCATCGAGGTCGCGGACGACGGCGCGGGGCTCGACCCCGACCAGCTCCGCGACAAGGCGGTCGAGGAGGGGGTCAAGAGCCGCGAGGCGGTCGAGGCGATGGAGGACAGCGAGGCGTACGACCTCGTCTTCCACCCCGGCCTCTCGACCGCCGAGGAGGTCACGGACGTCTCCGGCCGCGGCGTCGGGATGGACGTGGTCCGGACGACCGCGCGCGACCTCGACGGCTCCGTCTCGGTCGAGAGCGAGCCCGGCGAGGGGACCACGGTCCGCTTCCGACTCCCCGTCACCGTCGCCATCGTGAAGGTGATGTTCGTCGACGTCGGCGGCACGGAGTACGGCATCCCGATCAAGTCGATCGCGGAGGTCGCCCGCGCCGACGACGTCGAGGAGGTCCACGGCGACGAGGTCGTCAGACACGAGGACGACCTCTACCCCGTCATCCGGCTGAACGAGCGCCTCGGCGAGATCGACTCGACCGCGGCCGAGGCCTCGGCGGCCGCCGACGAGACGCCCGCCGCCGACGGCGGCGTCGCGGTCGACGACGGGACCGACCCCGCCGGACCGGCACCCGACGACGCGGGCGGCGCGGGCGCGACCGACGACGGGATGCTCGTCCGGATCCGCGAGGAGACGCGGCAGGTCGCGCTCCACTGCGACGCGGTGTTAGACCAGGAGGAAGTGGTCGTCAAACCGCTCGACGGCCCGCTCTCGGGGACGCCCGGACTCAGCGGCACGGCGGTCCTCGGCGACGGGGACGTCGTGGCCGTGCTCGACGTGGTGAGCCTATGAGCGAGTCCGCAGACGACGGCGAGACGGCGTTCGAAGGCGTCCTCCGCCAGATCGACGACACGGTGCCGTTCGAGCCGGGCTACTACAACGAGTCGTACCTCGACCGCCGGATCACGGCGCGGATGCGCCGGCGAGACACGGAGTCGCACGCCGAGTACGAGCGCATCCTGCGCGAGGACGCCGACGAGCGGCAGGCGCTGATGGACGCGCTCACGATCAACGTGACGGAGTTCTTCCGCAACCCGGAGATGTGGGACGTCCTCCGCGACGTGTTGCGCGAGCGGACCGCGGAGCAGCGGCGCGTCCGCGTCTGGTCGGCGCCCTCGGCGGACGGCCGCGAGCCGTACTCCGTCGCGATGTTAGCCTGCGACGACCCCGAGATCGACGAGTCGCGCGTGGAGGTGCTCGGCTCCGACATCAGCGAGGAGGCGCTCGACAACGCCCGCGAGGGCGTCTACCACACGACGCGGACGACCGACATCGCCGAGGAGCTCGAACCCCTCTCGGACCCGGACCGCTACGTCGAGCGCGACGGGGACACGTTCCGCGTCCGCGAGGCCCCTCGCCGGCTCGTCGAGTTCGCGACGCACGACCTGATCCGCGACGGCGCCCGCGACCCCTTCGACGTGGTGCTGTGCCGGAACCTGCTGATCTACATCGACGTCGACCACAAGGCGGCCCTGTTCGACACGCTGGAGGCGTCGCTGGCCGACGACGGCGTCCTCGTGTTGGGGATGACCGAGAGCGTCCCCCCGGACCGCTCCGACCGCTACGAACCGATCGACAAGCGACGGCGGGTGTTCGGGAGGCGCTGATGTCGCTGTACCAGCACGCTCGGGACGGGAACGCGGAGCGACTCCGGGACGCGCTCGGCAGCGACAGCGCGGCCGTCCGGCGGCGCGCCGCGGAGTTCCTCGGCGAGATCGGCGAGGAGGACGACCAGCCGACGGTCGACGGGCTGCTCCGCGCGGCGACGACGGACGACGACCCCGAGGTCCGCGGCGCGGCGGTCGACGCGCTCGACGAGATCGGCGAGGCGGCGCTCGAACAGCTCCTCGAAGAGCTCACGGGCGGGGGCGGCGACTCGGAGGCGGAGTGGGTCACCGCGCGAAAGTTCGCCCGCGCGCTGAAGGCCGACCGTCCGGAGCTCCGGATGGCGGCGGCGAACGCGCTCGGGCGCCTCGACGACGCGAGCGGCCTCCAGGCGCTGGTCGGCGCGCTCGACGACGGGGACGCCCGCGTCCGGCTCCGCGCGGCGCAGGCATGCGGGACCTACGCCGACGCGCGCGCGGTCCCGGGGCTGCGCGAGCGGCTCGACGACGAGGAGCCGCGCGTCCGGCGGGCCGCCGCGAACGCGCTGGGGACGATCGGGACGGACCAGGCGCTGTCGCCGCTGCTCGAACTGCTCGACGACGGCGACGAGTCGATCCGACGGATCGCGGCCGGCGCGCTCGGGAAGGCCAGCACCCCGGAGCCGGTCGAGCCGCTCGCGCGGGCGCTCGGCGACGAGAGCGCCGTGGTGCGGAACGCGGCGGTGTACTCGGTGATCGAGCTGCTCTCGAACGTGCCGACCGAGCAGAGCCACGCCGTCCGCGACCAGGTGGTCTCGGAGCTGAAGGCGGCCGACGACGCGACCGTCGTCGAGCCGCTCGTCGAGATCCTCACCGAGGGCCAGCAGTCCCGCCAGCGCCGGAACGCGGCGTGGATCCTCGGTCGGGTGGCCGACCCGGACACGGCGACCGCGGTGGAGGCGCTCGCGGACGCGCTCGCGGACGACGACCCCCAGACCGCGCAGTTCGCGGCGACGAGCCTCAAGAGCCTCGGCGGCCCGGTCGTCGAGGACCGCCTGCTCGACATGCTGGGCCCCGAACACCCGGAGGACGCCCGCGCGAAGGCGGTGTTCGTCCTCGGGCAGATCGGCGGGCAGGAGACGCTCAACCGCCTCGAAGAGTACGCCGACGACGACAGCCAGGCCGTCAGAAAGCGCGTGTTCTCGGCCGTCTCGAAGCTGCGCGCGGGGGGTCCGTAAATGGCGCAAGAGGAAGGCGAGTACAAGATCACCGACACGCAGGCGAAGTTCGCGGTCGCGGTCCGCGAGGGCCGGAAGGTGAGCGACGTCTCGTGGACGCCCGGCCGCGTCCTCCTCTCGAACCGGCGGCTCATCCTCGCCGGCAACGACGGGAAGCGGACCGTCCCGCTGTCGAAGCTGGAACGGCTCGGCGGCCGGCACGACGCGAACCAGTCCGTCGCGCGCGTCTCCAACTACGTGAGCTTCGACCTGGGCGAGCAGGTGTTACTCGTCGCCGCCAAGGACCACGAGCCGTTCGAGCGCGACGTCTACCGCGCGCTGCTCGACCAGAAGACCGTGATGGTGAAACACCCCGCCATCGAGGGCGGGGTCGTCACGGACACCGAGTGGGAGCAGGCCCGCGTGAAGATCGACGAGAACGGGCTCAACGCCGCCCTGGAGCGCGGCGCCTTCGTGAAGTTCGACCTCGACGACATCAGCGGGCTCGACGCCGCGAAGCGCACCGTCAACGGCGACAAGAAACCCGTCATCGAGGTGTCGCACACCGACGACGAGGGGACGAGCATCGAGACGCACGTCGCGGGCGACCCGAGCCGGATGCGGTTCGTCGAGTCGTGGCTGCGCAAGGGCGAGGAGCGGTCGTCGACGAACGTCGACCTCTCCAGCCGCGACCGCGAGGTGCTGATGGCCCTGTACTCCGGCGTCTCGCCGTTCGAGATCCCCTCGTTCCTCGGGATGGACGTCGACGACGTCGAGGAGACGTTCGAGCGGCTCGTCGAGCTCGAAGTGGTCGAGGAGGTGCGGGTCCGCCGCGAGGTCGCGCTCAACTCCCGCGGCCGCAACATCGCCAGCGAGGCGATGAACGAGCAGTAACGGCGCTCACCTCTCCCGGACGGCGAGTCAACGCCGGCGCGCCGCGGCGTCGAACCACCCTTAAGTCGGTGCCGCGCCGAGTCGGTCCATGAGCTACGAGGCAGTGCTTTTCGACCTCGACAACACGCTGTACCCGTACGCCCCGTGTAACGAGGCGGGCAAGCGGGCCGCGCTCGACGCCCTCCGCGAGCGCGGGTACGACCTCGACCGCGACGCGTTCGACGACCTGTACGCGACCGGGCGGCGGGAGACCAAACGGGAGACCGGCGGGACCGCCGCCTCGCACTCCAGGCACGTCTACTTCAAGCGCGGGCTGTACCGGCACGCCGGCGACCCCGACCCCGCGGGCGCGCTGGCGGCCGGCGACGCCTACTGGAACGGCTACCTCGCGGCGATGTCGCTCTGTGACGGCGTCGAGGCGGTCCTCGACGCGCTCGACGCGGCGGGGACCGACGTCGCGGTCGTGACGAACCTCACGACGCGGGTCCAGCTGCGGAAGCTCGTTCGCCTCGGAATCGACGACCGGATCGACCTGCTCGTCACCTCCGAGGAGGTCGGCCGCGAGAAGCCGAGCGCGCTCCCGTTCACGGCCGCGCTCGCCGAGCTCGACCGCCGGCCGAGCGAGGCGCTGGCGGTCGGCGACAACGTCGAGACCGACGTCGCCGGCGCGAACGCCGTCGGGCTCGACTCCGCGCTGTTCGTCGCCGACGGGGACGCGCCCGCCGACGCGGACCTCTCCGAGGGGCAGCGGCCGGACCACCGGCTCGACGCGCTCGCCGACCTGACGGAGGCGGCGGCGTGACCCCCGACGGCTCCGGCGGCGGCGGCTCCCGCTCCGCAGGCGGTTCCGGCCGGGACGCGAACCCGGACCTCCTCCGGGAGGCGCGTGAAGCGGTCGTCGAGTACGCACCGGCGCTCGCGGACCTGACGCCCGGGCGGACCGGGAACCTGAGCGTCCGCGACGGCGACCGGGTCGCGGTCACGCCCACCGGCGTCCCCTACGACTCCTTCGACGCGGCGGACGTGCCCGTGGTGTCGCTGGCGGGCGAGCGGCTGGCCGGGCGGATGGCGCCGTCGAGCGAGGTGCCGATGCACACGGGAATTTATCAACACGACCGGCCGGGCGCGATCGTCCACACCCACTCGCCGTGGGCGACGACGATGGCGACGCTCGGTCGGAAGCTCCCCCCGATCCACTACATGATCGCCGCCGTGGGCCGGGAGGTGCCGCTCGCCGACTACGCGCCGTACGGCACCGAGGAGCTGGCCGCGAACGTCGTCGCCGCGATGGCCGAGGCGGACTCGGACGCCGCAATCTTAGCGAACCACGGGCTCGTCGTCACCGGGCCGGACGTGGAGACGGCGGTGGAGAACACCCGCCACGTCGAGGACATCTGTCGGCTCTACCTGCGCGCGTCCGCCGTCGGCGAGCCGCACGTGCTCACCGACGAGCAGATGGCGACGGTGGAGGAGCGGTTCGAGAGCTACGGCCAGCAGCCGGACGCGGAGTGAGGAGGGGAATCGCCGACAGTCGGCCGGTTTTATAAATACACGGGCGGCTACCGGATCGGTATGACAGACACCGAGCCGGCGCCGGCGGTCCGCGAGACCGCCGAGTCGATCGCGACCATGGAGATCCGCGGCGCGGCGACCATCGCCTCCGCGGCCGCCGAGGCCCTCGCCGAGCAGGCGGAGGCGGCGGCCGAGGCGGACGCGACCGCGAGCGACCCCGAGGCGTTCCGCGCGTCGCTGCGCGCCGCGGCCCGGACGCTCCGCGAGACGCGCCCGACCGCGGTGTCGCTGCCGAACGCCCTCCGGTACGTCCTCCAGCGGATGGAGGGCGACTCGGTCGACCGACTCCGCCGAAGCGTCGTCGACGCGAGCGAGGCGTTCGTCGACCAGCTCGACCGCGCGCAGGAGGACCTCGGGCAGGTCGGCGCGAACCGCCTCGCCGACGGCGACACGGTGATGACCCACTGCCACTCCACCGACGCCCTGGCGTGCATCGAGGCGGCCGTCGAGCAGGGGAAGTCGATCTCGGCGGTCGTCAAGGAGACGCGCCCGCGCCAGCAGGGCCACATCACCGCCGAACAGCTCCGCGACGCCGGCGTCCCCGTCACGCTCATCGTCGACTCCGCGGCGCGGCGCTACCTCGACGAGGTCGACCACGTCGTCGTCGGCGCTGACTCGATCGCCGCCGACGGCGGCGTGATCAACAAGATCGGCACCTCGGGGCTCGCGGTCAACGCCCGCGAGCGCGGCGTCCCGATCATGACCGCCGCGCAGACGATCAAGCTCCACCCGGAGACGCTGACGGGCCACACCGTCGAGATCGAGATGCGCGACGAGGCCGAGGTGATCGCTCCCGAGGCCCGCGAGGCGATCGGCGAGATCGACGTCGAGAACCCCGCGTTCGACGTGACGCCGCCGCGATACATGGACGCGATCGTCACCGAGCAGGGGCAGTTCCCCCCGGAGAGCATCGTGACGCTGATGCGCGAGCTGTTCGGCGAGGGCGCCGCCGAGCCGTGGGCGGAGCCATGAGCGGGCGCGACGGCGCTCCGGATGACGGCGATCGCTCCGACGCCTCTGTCGACGGCGAGCGACCCGACGACGGTACCGAGGTCGACGACGGCGAGGGCGTCGGCGACTGGGACGAGACGGTCGCGGCGTGGGACCGCGAGGTCGACGAGTGGGAGGAGGCCCCGGACGGCGGCACCGAAGGGCGGGTCGACGGCGACGGGCCGGACGCCGACGGAACCGGCGACGGGCCGGACGAGGTCGACCCCGCGGTCGACCGCGACCCCGACCTGACCCCGGGCGACGCCGACCGCGTGCCGAAGGTCGTCTCGGCGGGCCACATCAACTGGGACGTGACGATCCACGTCGACAGCCTGCCCGAGCCGGACGGGGAGACGCGGATCGACCGGCTCGAACAGTCCGGCGGGGGCAGCGCCGCGAACGTCGCGGTCGGGCTCGTCGATCTGGGCGGCCAGTCGGTCGTCTACGGCAGCGTCGGCGGCGACGAGTCCGGCGCGCTGGCGCTGCGCGAGCTCGCCAGCGCCGGCGTCGACCCCGGGCAGGTGCTGGTCGACGCCGACGAGCCCACCTCGGTGAAGTACGTCATCGTCGACGGCGGCGGCGAGCTGCTCATGCTCGCGAACGACGGCGCCAACGAGTCGTTCTCCGCGGCCGGGCTCGACCGCGACACGCTCGCGGCCGCCGACCACCTCCACCTCACGGGACAGCAGCCCGAGACCGCGGCGGCGCTCGCGACCGCGGCCGCGGAGGCGGGCGCGACGCGGAGCTTCGACCCCGGCCGCCGCGTCGCGGACCGCGATTTCGAGGCCGCGCTCCACGCGAGCGACGTGCTATTTTTAAATGACCGCGAGGCCGACGCGCTCGAAGCGGCGACCGACGTCGACCCGTGGGAGCCGGACGACCGCGTCGTCGCGATCAAGCTCGGCGACGAGGGCGCCACGGTGCGGACGCCGCACGGGAGCGTCTCGCACCCGGGGTTCGACGTCGACCCCGTCGACACGACCGGCGCGGGCGACGCCTTCGCGGCCGGGTTCCTCGCGGCCGCGCTCCGGGAGTCGGAGATCACCGGCGACGGGTTCTCGCACGACCCGCGCGACTACCAGGTGCCGATCCTGGTCGGCAACGCCTGCGGCGCGGTCGCGACCGAGTCGGTGACCGCGCGCACCGACCTCTCGTGGGAGCGCGTGCGGGAGCGGATGGGCGAGTCGCCCGAGTCGGACCTCCTCATCGAAGTCCGGGCCTGAGCCCACGGTGGCCCGCGAGTCGAATCACTCGCTCTCGTAGTCGAACGCGACCGCGAGGTCGGCGGCGCCCCAGAACACGAACCGGTACCGACCGGGGACCAGGTCCGGACACACCCGGAGCGCGTCGGCGTGCGGCCCGCCTTCGACCGACGTCCCGTCCCTGACGGGACCGCCCTCGACGAGCCCGGACTCGGTCATCTCGAACTCCCACTCTAGACTCTCGCCCGGCGGGACGATGATCGCCTCGTCGGTGTACGCGAACGTGGCGTCGCCGTCGGCGCCGCGGAGTTCGGTCCACCCGTCCTCGGTGCGGACCTCCAGGTTGTACTTCCCCTGATTGCCGACGGACGCCTCGCGCCCGGAGACGTTCGTCAGCTCGATCCGGAACCGGGTCCCGCGGCCGAGCGCGAGGGGATCGGACCCGGGGTCGTCGTCGCCGGGGATCACGACTCGGAGCGCGAGCGGGCCGTCGCCGCCCGCGTCGCTGCCGGCGCCGCCCCCGCCGCCCCAGTTGACCTCGCCGTCGTACGCCTGCGGGTGGCGCTCGAACCCCTCCGTGTCGCAGTCGAAGGCGGGGGGGACGTTCGTGGGCTCGTGGTCGGGCCGGATCCCGCCGGCGAGGCTCTCCGGGTCGCGGATCCCGTCGCCGCTGCGGACCGTTCCCGTCTCGCCCCAGCCGTCGGTGACGGAGAGCCGGGCCGAGTCGGGGAGCGGATCGCTCGTGACGCGGAGCAGCGCGGCCGGGTAGGTGATCGCCTCGCCGCAGGCGACGTCGTCGCTCTCGGCGCCGAGCACGGTCGCGTCGGCGACGAGCGTCCCGTCCTCGACGGCGACGCCGTCGAACGCGATCTCGTCGTGACAGGTGTCGGGCCCGACGGACTCGACGTACAGGATCCGCGACTCGTCGAAGTCGGTCTCCTCGACGAACGCGCGGATCTCCTCCGGCGCGTCGTCGAGCAGCCACGAGGCGTCCCCCTCCTCGGCCAACAGCACGCAGAACCCGCGCCGCTCGTCCCGGCTCCACGCCGGCCCCGAGAGGGCGGCGCCGACCTGCTGGACGGCCGTCGTTACCGCCCCGTCGTCGCCGTCGCCCCCGTCGCCGTCGGCGCCGTCTCCCCCGTCGGACCCGTCGCTATCGTCTCCGTCGCCACCGTCGGTCCCGTTCCCGTCCGCGGGGACGCCGGTTTCGGTACATCCCGCGAGCGCGGCGGTGCCGCCGATGGCGACGCCGTAGAGGGCCGCTCGCCGAGTGAGTTCGGTCATACCTCCCGGTACACGGCCGATACATAAGGGCTTCCTGTAAACGAAAACAGGTGTCTGTCCCATCGCGGCGGGCGGTCTCGCTCCGCTCGGTGCGCCGCGCTCGGCTCACCCGGCCCGCGGTCGCCTCACGCCGATTCGAACAGCGCCTCGATCCCCTCGGCGTCGAGGCCGGCGGCGAGGCCGAGCGCGAGCGCGACGCGCGCCTTCGCCGCCGGGAGGTCCCCGGCGAACGTCACCCCGTGGTCCGCGAGCGTGACGGCGCCGCCGGGCGTCCCGTACACCGGCTCCGTCGGTCCGGCCGGCGGGCGGCCGGCGACGACGACCGGCACGGAGTCGACCGCGCCGGCGATCGCGTCGCCGAGCGCGCCGGTGACGTTCCCGAGGCCGGTCCCCTCGACGACGACGCCGCCGACGCCCGCGTCCAGCGCGCGTTCGAGCGCCCCCGCGCCGACGCCGGTCCCCGAGTGGACCACCGGGACCTCGGGCACGTCCGCGGGGTCGTCGATCGCGTCCGCGAGCGGGTCGATCGGTACGCCGCGGGCGGGCGTCCGGACGACGCGCGAGGCGGCTCTGGTGAACGTCGCGACCGGGCCCGTCCCCGGCGAGGTCATCGTCGACAGCGCGTTGCTGTGGCCCTTCACGACGTCGCGGGCGGCGTGGAGCTCGTCGTCGAACGCGACGTGGACGCCCGGCGCGAACCGACGGTCGGCGGCCGCTCGAACCGCGAGCGCGAGGTTCGCGGGGGCGTCGCTGGAGGGCTCGTCGAGCCGCCGCTGCGCGCCCGTGACGACGACGGGCGCGTCGAGGTCGGTGAGGATATCGAGCGCGAACGCGGTGTCGGCGAGCGTGTCCGTCCCGTGGGTGACGACGACGCCGTCCGCGGGCTCGCCGTCCGCCCCGCCGACCGCGTCGTGCGCGGCCGCCGCCGTCGCGAGCACGTCCCGCCACCGGACGTCGAACCCGGGCTGTGAACACACCTCTCTGGTCGTCACCCGCGCGTGGTCGCTCACGGCCGGCACCGCCTCGACGAGGTCGTCGCCCGTCTTCTCGGGGGCCGCGCCGTCGTCGCCCGGCTCCGAGGCGATGGTGCCGCCGCAGGCGATGACCGCCACGCGCGAGCGGCCGCCGTCGGCGCGCGCGGCGGGGCGCCCTCGGTCGTCGCCGGTGGGTGCGTTCGGGTCCTCGCTTCGGCCGCGGCGATCGGTCTCGGTCATACCCCTCCTCGCTCCGCGACAGACAAAGCGGTTGGTGCCGCGGCAGTCGTTCCGCGTCGGACTCGCTGGATCGCCGCGACCGCCGCCGGGTTCGGGCGGACCGGGCCGCGACCGTGCCCACCTCGGTCCCGGCGGTCCGCACCGGTCGGACCGCTCCGGAACGGCCGGACCGCCCCGAGACTGCCCGATCGACGCCGATCCCGAAACAAAGTATTAGCGGACTCGATGAACAGTTAAAACGTCTCTGCGCCTGTTTTAAAACGACCCGATAGGTCGAGAAACGCCGTGAAATTCGCCGAACCCTCGTCGGGGTATATGTGGTCCCCCGTCGTACGGAGAAGTGTCCATGTCAACCCCCGCTCCCACCCAGATCGCCTCCGGCGAACGGCTCGCCGGGCTGATGACCGGCACCGTCAAGGCCGCCGCCTTCTGGGCGGCCATTGCCATCCCGGCGACGTACCCC of Halorubrum trapanicum contains these proteins:
- a CDS encoding CheF family chemotaxis protein; this encodes MAQEEGEYKITDTQAKFAVAVREGRKVSDVSWTPGRVLLSNRRLILAGNDGKRTVPLSKLERLGGRHDANQSVARVSNYVSFDLGEQVLLVAAKDHEPFERDVYRALLDQKTVMVKHPAIEGGVVTDTEWEQARVKIDENGLNAALERGAFVKFDLDDISGLDAAKRTVNGDKKPVIEVSHTDDEGTSIETHVAGDPSRMRFVESWLRKGEERSSTNVDLSSRDREVLMALYSGVSPFEIPSFLGMDVDDVEETFERLVELEVVEEVRVRREVALNSRGRNIASEAMNEQ
- a CDS encoding HAD family hydrolase produces the protein MSYEAVLFDLDNTLYPYAPCNEAGKRAALDALRERGYDLDRDAFDDLYATGRRETKRETGGTAASHSRHVYFKRGLYRHAGDPDPAGALAAGDAYWNGYLAAMSLCDGVEAVLDALDAAGTDVAVVTNLTTRVQLRKLVRLGIDDRIDLLVTSEEVGREKPSALPFTAALAELDRRPSEALAVGDNVETDVAGANAVGLDSALFVADGDAPADADLSEGQRPDHRLDALADLTEAAA
- a CDS encoding asparaginase gives rise to the protein MTETDRRGRSEDPNAPTGDDRGRPAARADGGRSRVAVIACGGTIASEPGDDGAAPEKTGDDLVEAVPAVSDHARVTTREVCSQPGFDVRWRDVLATAAAAHDAVGGADGEPADGVVVTHGTDTLADTAFALDILTDLDAPVVVTGAQRRLDEPSSDAPANLALAVRAAADRRFAPGVHVAFDDELHAARDVVKGHSNALSTMTSPGTGPVATFTRAASRVVRTPARGVPIDPLADAIDDPADVPEVPVVHSGTGVGAGALERALDAGVGGVVVEGTGLGNVTGALGDAIAGAVDSVPVVVAGRPPAGPTEPVYGTPGGAVTLADHGVTFAGDLPAAKARVALALGLAAGLDAEGIEALFESA
- a CDS encoding ribose 1,5-bisphosphate isomerase, with the translated sequence MTDTEPAPAVRETAESIATMEIRGAATIASAAAEALAEQAEAAAEADATASDPEAFRASLRAAARTLRETRPTAVSLPNALRYVLQRMEGDSVDRLRRSVVDASEAFVDQLDRAQEDLGQVGANRLADGDTVMTHCHSTDALACIEAAVEQGKSISAVVKETRPRQQGHITAEQLRDAGVPVTLIVDSAARRYLDEVDHVVVGADSIAADGGVINKIGTSGLAVNARERGVPIMTAAQTIKLHPETLTGHTVEIEMRDEAEVIAPEAREAIGEIDVENPAFDVTPPRYMDAIVTEQGQFPPESIVTLMRELFGEGAAEPWAEP
- a CDS encoding class II aldolase/adducin family protein, yielding MTPDGSGGGGSRSAGGSGRDANPDLLREAREAVVEYAPALADLTPGRTGNLSVRDGDRVAVTPTGVPYDSFDAADVPVVSLAGERLAGRMAPSSEVPMHTGIYQHDRPGAIVHTHSPWATTMATLGRKLPPIHYMIAAVGREVPLADYAPYGTEELAANVVAAMAEADSDAAILANHGLVVTGPDVETAVENTRHVEDICRLYLRASAVGEPHVLTDEQMATVEERFESYGQQPDAE
- a CDS encoding protein-glutamate O-methyltransferase CheR — encoded protein: MSESADDGETAFEGVLRQIDDTVPFEPGYYNESYLDRRITARMRRRDTESHAEYERILREDADERQALMDALTINVTEFFRNPEMWDVLRDVLRERTAEQRRVRVWSAPSADGREPYSVAMLACDDPEIDESRVEVLGSDISEEALDNAREGVYHTTRTTDIAEELEPLSDPDRYVERDGDTFRVREAPRRLVEFATHDLIRDGARDPFDVVLCRNLLIYIDVDHKAALFDTLEASLADDGVLVLGMTESVPPDRSDRYEPIDKRRRVFGRR
- a CDS encoding carbohydrate kinase family protein; translated protein: MSGRDGAPDDGDRSDASVDGERPDDGTEVDDGEGVGDWDETVAAWDREVDEWEEAPDGGTEGRVDGDGPDADGTGDGPDEVDPAVDRDPDLTPGDADRVPKVVSAGHINWDVTIHVDSLPEPDGETRIDRLEQSGGGSAANVAVGLVDLGGQSVVYGSVGGDESGALALRELASAGVDPGQVLVDADEPTSVKYVIVDGGGELLMLANDGANESFSAAGLDRDTLAAADHLHLTGQQPETAAALATAAAEAGATRSFDPGRRVADRDFEAALHASDVLFLNDREADALEAATDVDPWEPDDRVVAIKLGDEGATVRTPHGSVSHPGFDVDPVDTTGAGDAFAAGFLAAALRESEITGDGFSHDPRDYQVPILVGNACGAVATESVTARTDLSWERVRERMGESPESDLLIEVRA
- a CDS encoding HEAT repeat domain-containing protein, with protein sequence MSLYQHARDGNAERLRDALGSDSAAVRRRAAEFLGEIGEEDDQPTVDGLLRAATTDDDPEVRGAAVDALDEIGEAALEQLLEELTGGGGDSEAEWVTARKFARALKADRPELRMAAANALGRLDDASGLQALVGALDDGDARVRLRAAQACGTYADARAVPGLRERLDDEEPRVRRAAANALGTIGTDQALSPLLELLDDGDESIRRIAAGALGKASTPEPVEPLARALGDESAVVRNAAVYSVIELLSNVPTEQSHAVRDQVVSELKAADDATVVEPLVEILTEGQQSRQRRNAAWILGRVADPDTATAVEALADALADDDPQTAQFAATSLKSLGGPVVEDRLLDMLGPEHPEDARAKAVFVLGQIGGQETLNRLEEYADDDSQAVRKRVFSAVSKLRAGGP